One stretch of Streptomyces sp. MMBL 11-1 DNA includes these proteins:
- a CDS encoding sugar kinase, with protein MPGPAAGTADAATTTDVVCLGESMVTFLPSQPGRLADVPSFGRGIGGAESNVACALAAAGHRAAWVGRVGADGFGDHLVETIASYGVDTSAVRRDPDRPTGIYFRTATDRGADTHEVAYYRAGSAASAMSPDNVPYEDLLAGRVLHLSGITAALSADCLALLRDLTAPRPDRPLVSFDVNHRPRLWRGSEADASVLLELARRSDLVFVGEDEAEEAWGIVGADAVRAALPEPAVLVVKRGSAGATVFSGPRPGPRSATAGGAENAPAARSTEGGGAEFAADTVTLVPALRVDVVAAVGAGDAFAAGFLSATLRGLPVRDRARHGHLMAAAALTVPGDLTDPPARDHADHLAALDDDAWGRLRLGPGWTAADRAAEEVRTP; from the coding sequence GTGCCCGGACCCGCAGCAGGGACGGCCGACGCCGCCACGACCACCGATGTCGTCTGTCTCGGTGAGTCCATGGTGACGTTCCTGCCCTCGCAGCCCGGCCGCCTCGCCGACGTGCCCTCCTTCGGGCGCGGGATCGGCGGCGCCGAGTCCAACGTGGCCTGCGCGCTCGCCGCCGCCGGGCACCGGGCGGCCTGGGTCGGCCGGGTCGGCGCGGACGGCTTCGGCGACCACCTGGTCGAGACGATCGCGTCGTACGGGGTCGACACCTCGGCCGTCCGCCGCGACCCCGACCGCCCCACCGGCATCTACTTCCGCACGGCCACGGACCGGGGCGCCGACACCCACGAGGTCGCCTACTACCGGGCCGGGTCCGCCGCCTCCGCGATGTCCCCGGACAACGTGCCGTACGAGGACCTCCTCGCGGGCCGCGTCCTGCACCTGTCCGGGATCACGGCCGCGCTGTCCGCCGACTGCCTGGCGCTGCTGCGGGACCTGACGGCCCCCCGGCCGGACCGCCCGCTCGTCTCCTTCGACGTGAACCACCGGCCGCGTCTGTGGCGGGGGTCCGAGGCGGACGCGTCGGTGCTCCTGGAGCTGGCCCGCCGCTCGGACCTGGTCTTCGTGGGCGAGGACGAGGCGGAGGAGGCGTGGGGGATCGTCGGCGCGGACGCGGTCCGGGCGGCGCTGCCGGAGCCGGCCGTGCTGGTCGTGAAGCGGGGGAGCGCGGGCGCGACGGTGTTCTCGGGGCCCCGCCCCGGGCCCCGCTCCGCAACCGCCGGAGGGGCTGAAAACGCCCCGGCCGCGCGCTCCACGGAGGGCGGCGGGGCCGAGTTCGCCGCCGATACCGTCACGCTCGTCCCCGCCCTCCGCGTCGACGTCGTGGCCGCCGTCGGGGCCGGGGACGCGTTCGCCGCCGGGTTCCTCTCCGCCACCCTGCGGGGGCTGCCCGTGCGCGACCGGGCCCGGCACGGGCACCTCATGGCCGCCGCCGCCCTCACCGTCCCCGGCGACCTCACCGACCCGCCCGCCCGCGACCACGCCGACCACCTCGCGGCCCTCGACGACGACGCCTGGGGGAGACTGCGTCTCGGCCCCGGCTGGACCGCAGCCGACCGGGCCGCAGAGGAGGTACGCACACCATGA
- a CDS encoding siderophore-interacting protein, translating to MSQALPVTYVRVTEVERITPGTARIGFTADELPGLLEDRPDQQLKLCLPRAGQTVPRLPEQDADDPYGMRWYEAFLAIPEAERPWMRSFTVRSYDRERNVMTVDFVLHGDGGPASRWGAAARAGDVLGMVGPSSLYARPLPAARRMLLAGDETALPAIATVLEALPADTGAVVFAEVADAAEERGLPSAAGGSEVRWVHRDRGGSLVTAVREAGPDLDGVDAAWVAGEASAVRTLRRHLVGERRLPKTAVEFSGYWRRSLTQDDAPTEEDLAWAAERAADAS from the coding sequence ATGAGCCAGGCACTGCCGGTCACCTATGTGCGGGTCACGGAGGTCGAGCGGATCACCCCCGGGACGGCCAGGATCGGCTTCACCGCCGACGAACTGCCCGGCCTGCTGGAGGACCGCCCCGACCAGCAGCTGAAGCTCTGCCTGCCGCGCGCCGGTCAGACCGTGCCCCGGCTGCCGGAGCAGGACGCGGACGACCCGTACGGCATGCGCTGGTACGAGGCGTTCCTCGCGATCCCGGAGGCGGAACGGCCCTGGATGCGCAGCTTCACCGTCCGCTCCTACGACCGTGAACGCAACGTGATGACCGTGGACTTCGTGCTCCATGGTGACGGCGGCCCCGCGTCCCGCTGGGGTGCGGCGGCCCGGGCCGGTGACGTCCTCGGCATGGTCGGCCCGTCCTCCCTCTACGCCCGGCCGCTGCCCGCCGCCCGGCGGATGCTCCTCGCCGGGGACGAGACGGCGCTCCCGGCGATCGCCACGGTGCTGGAGGCGCTGCCCGCCGATACCGGGGCCGTGGTGTTCGCCGAGGTCGCGGACGCGGCGGAGGAGCGGGGCCTGCCGTCCGCCGCCGGCGGGTCCGAGGTCCGTTGGGTGCACCGGGACCGGGGCGGCTCGCTGGTGACGGCGGTACGGGAGGCCGGGCCGGACCTCGACGGGGTGGACGCGGCCTGGGTGGCGGGCGAGGCCTCCGCCGTCCGGACGCTCCGCCGCCACCTGGTCGGGGAGCGGCGACTGCCGAAGACCGCCGTTGAGTTCAGCGGCTACTGGCGGCGCTCCCTCACCCAGGACGACGCCCCCACCGAGGAGGACCTCGCCTGGGCGGCGGAGCGCGCGGCGGACGCCTCGTAG
- a CDS encoding alanine racemase, whose translation MAAERPTGHTVVPAPSAPGASPASLASGLADERVDHRFKALPPDAEGLTVGALAAERRNLFTGGFTTPVLALSAESVAHNLDLLETYAERHGLAFAPHGKTSMSPQLFVDQLKRGAWGITAAVPHQARVYRAYGIGRIFLANELVDAVALRWLAGEMTADPEFRFVCYVDSVRGVELMETALGAAGATRPVDVVVELGAGEGARTGARTEADCAAVADAVAAAGSLRLVGVAGYEGEVPDADPERVRAWLRRLVGLAADFDAAGRFPGAEEIVVSAGGSAWFDAVADVFAEIPELSAPVLKLLRSGAYVSHDDGHYKHLTPFNRVPGEGALEPAFRLWAQVVSRPSGEQAFLNAGKRDAAYDLDLPEAQVVRSGRDGSVRPATGVTVTGLSDQHTWVRTEAGTELEVGDWVGMGLSHPCTSFDKWQLIPLVTADGTVTDYIRTFF comes from the coding sequence TTGGCAGCCGAACGCCCCACCGGCCACACCGTCGTTCCCGCGCCTTCCGCCCCCGGCGCGTCCCCCGCGTCCCTGGCGTCCGGCCTCGCCGACGAACGCGTCGACCACCGTTTCAAGGCCCTGCCGCCGGACGCCGAGGGCCTGACCGTCGGGGCCCTGGCCGCCGAGCGGCGGAACCTCTTCACCGGCGGTTTCACCACCCCCGTGCTCGCGCTCTCCGCCGAGTCGGTCGCGCACAACCTCGACCTCCTGGAGACGTACGCCGAGCGCCACGGCCTCGCGTTCGCCCCGCACGGCAAGACGTCCATGTCCCCGCAGCTCTTCGTCGACCAGCTGAAGCGCGGCGCGTGGGGCATCACGGCCGCCGTGCCGCACCAGGCGCGGGTCTACCGGGCGTACGGGATCGGGCGGATCTTCCTCGCCAACGAGCTGGTCGACGCCGTCGCCCTGCGCTGGCTGGCCGGCGAGATGACGGCCGACCCGGAGTTCCGCTTCGTCTGTTACGTCGACTCGGTGCGCGGCGTCGAGCTGATGGAGACGGCCCTCGGCGCGGCGGGCGCCACCCGCCCGGTCGACGTGGTCGTGGAGCTGGGCGCGGGCGAGGGCGCGCGCACCGGGGCCCGCACGGAGGCGGACTGCGCGGCGGTGGCCGACGCGGTGGCGGCGGCCGGTTCGCTGCGGCTGGTGGGCGTCGCCGGGTACGAGGGCGAGGTGCCGGACGCCGACCCCGAGCGGGTACGGGCGTGGCTGCGGCGGCTCGTCGGGCTGGCCGCCGACTTCGACGCGGCCGGCCGGTTCCCCGGCGCCGAGGAGATCGTCGTCAGCGCGGGCGGCAGCGCCTGGTTCGACGCGGTCGCGGACGTCTTCGCGGAGATCCCCGAACTGAGCGCCCCGGTCCTGAAGTTGCTCCGCTCGGGTGCGTACGTCTCGCACGACGACGGGCACTACAAGCACCTCACCCCGTTCAACCGCGTTCCCGGGGAAGGCGCGCTGGAGCCTGCCTTCCGCCTCTGGGCGCAGGTCGTCTCCCGGCCCTCCGGCGAGCAGGCGTTCCTGAACGCGGGCAAGCGCGACGCGGCGTACGACCTCGATCTGCCCGAGGCGCAGGTGGTCCGCTCCGGCCGGGACGGCTCGGTCCGGCCCGCCACCGGGGTCACGGTCACCGGCCTCTCCGACCAGCACACCTGGGTGCGCACGGAGGCGGGCACGGAGCTGGAGGTGGGCGACTGGGTCGGCATGGGCCTCTCGCACCCCTGCACCAGCTTCGACAAGTGGCAGCTGATCCCCCTGGTCACGGCGGACGGCACGGTCACCGACTACATCCGCACGTTCTTCTAG
- a CDS encoding RidA family protein, whose protein sequence is MTEKTALTPSTHTTPPAKFSHGVKKGNILQVAGQVGFLPAVEGQAPTPAGPTLREQTLQTFANVKAILEEGGASWDDVMMMRVYLTDVDHFAEMNEIYNTYFAEQNLKEAPSARTTVYVGLPKGLLIEIDALAVLG, encoded by the coding sequence ATGACCGAGAAGACCGCCCTCACCCCCTCCACCCACACCACGCCGCCCGCGAAGTTCTCGCACGGCGTGAAGAAGGGGAACATCCTCCAGGTCGCCGGCCAGGTCGGCTTCCTCCCCGCCGTGGAGGGCCAGGCCCCGACGCCCGCCGGTCCCACGCTCCGCGAGCAGACCCTCCAGACCTTCGCCAACGTCAAGGCGATCCTGGAGGAGGGCGGCGCGAGCTGGGACGACGTGATGATGATGCGCGTCTACCTCACGGACGTGGACCACTTCGCGGAGATGAACGAGATCTACAACACCTACTTCGCCGAGCAGAACCTCAAGGAGGCCCCCTCGGCCCGGACGACGGTCTACGTCGGCCTGCCCAAGGGCCTGCTCATCGAGATCGACGCCCTCGCGGTGCTCGGCTGA
- a CDS encoding S1 family peptidase: MNKPLVGAFLAALLLGAGAAPAVAAEPAGSAREVSAEAAPQTMYAAPQTMYAAPDTVPAAKAVTFAGTVALSNCSGSVVRTPDSAPTDPALVLSNGHCMETGFPGPGEVVVDRPSSRTFTLLNAQGRGVGTLRASKIAYGTMTDTDLSLYELTSTYRQIEDRHGIRALELETAHPTAGTAITVASGYWKRTYSCDIDGFVHRLKEGRWTWKDSVRYTPECRTIGGTSGSPVIDDATGKVVAVNNTGNESGQECTDNNPCEVDENGEVTVREGINYAQQTYNMVPCVGAGSKIDLTREGCALPKP; this comes from the coding sequence ATGAACAAGCCTCTCGTCGGTGCGTTTCTCGCTGCCCTGCTCCTGGGAGCGGGTGCAGCGCCCGCCGTGGCGGCCGAGCCCGCCGGAAGCGCGCGCGAGGTTTCGGCCGAAGCCGCGCCGCAGACGATGTACGCCGCACCGCAGACGATGTACGCCGCACCGGACACCGTGCCCGCCGCGAAGGCCGTGACCTTCGCCGGGACCGTCGCACTCAGCAACTGTTCGGGCTCCGTGGTCCGTACCCCCGACTCCGCCCCCACCGATCCCGCCCTCGTGCTCTCCAACGGGCACTGCATGGAGACCGGCTTCCCCGGCCCCGGCGAGGTCGTCGTCGACCGGCCGTCCTCCCGGACGTTCACCCTGCTCAACGCCCAGGGCAGGGGTGTCGGCACGCTGAGGGCGAGCAAGATCGCGTACGGCACCATGACCGACACCGATCTCTCGCTCTACGAACTCACCAGCACCTACCGGCAGATCGAGGACAGGCACGGCATCCGGGCGCTGGAGCTGGAGACCGCCCACCCGACGGCGGGCACCGCCATCACGGTCGCCTCCGGCTACTGGAAGCGCACCTACAGCTGCGACATCGACGGCTTCGTCCACCGGCTCAAGGAGGGCCGGTGGACCTGGAAGGACTCGGTCCGCTACACCCCGGAGTGCCGGACCATCGGCGGTACGTCCGGCTCGCCGGTGATCGACGACGCCACCGGCAAGGTGGTCGCCGTCAACAACACCGGCAACGAGAGCGGCCAGGAGTGCACGGACAACAATCCGTGCGAGGTCGACGAGAACGGCGAGGTGACCGTCCGCGAGGGCATCAACTACGCCCAGCAGACGTACAACATGGTCCCGTGCGTCGGGGCCGGCAGCAAGATCGACCTGACCCGTGAGGGCTGCGCGCTGCCCAAGCCGTAG
- a CDS encoding winged helix-turn-helix transcriptional regulator: MRIVRRPGAFVCGIDAAMDVIGGKWKVLILWALNERTCRFGELRRSLPGVTEKVLSSHLKELEDDGIVHREVYAEVPPRVEYSLTPLGLSLNAALEPLGQWGREHISRGTPEADAGIGAGAAAAAGAGAAPEAVVGLGLGRGQS; this comes from the coding sequence ATGCGGATCGTACGGAGGCCGGGGGCTTTCGTCTGCGGGATCGACGCGGCGATGGACGTGATCGGCGGCAAGTGGAAGGTGCTCATCCTGTGGGCGTTGAATGAGCGGACCTGCCGCTTCGGTGAGCTGCGCCGGAGCCTGCCCGGGGTGACCGAGAAGGTGCTCAGCTCCCACCTCAAGGAGTTGGAGGACGACGGCATCGTGCACCGCGAGGTGTACGCCGAAGTGCCGCCGCGCGTGGAGTATTCGCTCACCCCGCTGGGCCTCTCACTGAACGCCGCGCTCGAACCGCTGGGTCAGTGGGGGCGTGAGCACATCAGTCGCGGTACGCCCGAGGCCGACGCCGGAATCGGTGCCGGAGCCGCTGCCGCTGCCGGTGCCGGGGCAGCTCCCGAGGCCGTGGTGGGGCTGGGGCTGGGGCGCGGACAGTCCTAG
- a CDS encoding TetR/AcrR family transcriptional regulator, with the protein MVVFAGQGDPRRSLSLLWRADAPPPARGGPGPKPRLSVDAIVAAAVALADEEGMGALSMRAVGDRLGRTAMALYTYVPGKSELLDLMYDAVHAELPAGRPEPADWRAALTAWAEEILEFYVRHPWVLQVSQARPVLGPHEYAGLDALVALLGATGLDAGSLRRLAGTLFAYARGSAQTVADARLAAAATGRSDEEWWAARSAALMELVPDFAERFPAVSRLEADGPVEPYPETVAEEGAGAMSYPEREARETFRAGLGVLLDGIEAARARRAR; encoded by the coding sequence GTGGTGGTCTTCGCCGGGCAGGGCGACCCGCGCCGCTCCCTCTCCCTCCTGTGGCGAGCGGACGCCCCGCCCCCGGCGCGCGGCGGCCCGGGTCCCAAGCCCCGGCTGAGCGTCGACGCGATCGTGGCGGCCGCCGTGGCGCTCGCGGACGAGGAGGGGATGGGGGCCCTGTCGATGCGCGCCGTCGGCGACCGGCTCGGGCGCACGGCGATGGCGCTCTACACCTACGTCCCCGGCAAGAGCGAGCTGCTGGACCTGATGTACGACGCCGTCCACGCCGAACTCCCCGCCGGGCGGCCGGAGCCGGCCGACTGGCGGGCGGCGCTCACCGCCTGGGCCGAAGAGATCCTGGAGTTCTACGTCCGGCACCCCTGGGTGCTCCAGGTCTCGCAGGCTCGGCCGGTACTGGGGCCGCACGAGTACGCGGGCCTGGACGCGCTGGTCGCCCTGCTGGGGGCGACCGGTCTCGACGCGGGGTCGCTGAGGCGGCTGGCGGGAACCCTGTTCGCCTATGCGCGGGGCTCGGCACAGACGGTGGCCGACGCCCGGCTGGCCGCGGCGGCGACCGGGAGGTCCGACGAGGAGTGGTGGGCGGCGCGCTCGGCGGCCCTGATGGAGCTGGTCCCGGACTTCGCGGAGCGCTTCCCGGCCGTGAGCCGGCTGGAGGCGGACGGGCCGGTGGAGCCGTACCCGGAAACGGTGGCGGAGGAGGGCGCGGGGGCGATGTCGTATCCGGAGCGGGAGGCCCGTGAGACGTTCCGGGCCGGGCTCGGGGTACTGCTGGACGGGATCGAGGCGGCGCGCGCCCGGCGGGCCCGATAG
- a CDS encoding GntP family permease — protein sequence MLLAATPPPAEAPPHTGGLLLLIDGTAGLLTVAALGIALLLFLIIKVRLQPFVALLAVSIAVGLGAGLSVTELFGTVQKSAAVSLIESGMGGILGHVAIIIGLGTMLGAILEVSGGAEVLSARLLNAFGEKRAPLAMGMTGLVFGIPVFFDVGIFVLAPIVYAAAKRSGKSILLYAMPLLAGLSMTHAFLPPHPGPVAAAGLFNVSLGWVILMGVVVGIPSVIAAWAYAAWIGKRIFVDVPQDMMEAAEEARAAVAAEQRAAGITPQEKPIPLGTVLAIIGTPLILILAATFSSIALDPSTLRSVIEFFGNPFVALTIALFLAYYLLGIRRGWSRKSLESVSTSSLKPVGNILLVVGAGGVFGAVLKGSGIADALADTFNDVGLPVILLAWLISVVLRVAQGSATVAIVTTAGIVVPLVEGQNLSQPHLALIIMAISAGSIFASHVNDGGFWIVSKYFGISERDTLKSWTVLETVLSVAGFVVAALLSLII from the coding sequence ATGCTGCTCGCCGCCACCCCGCCGCCGGCCGAGGCGCCACCGCACACCGGTGGTCTGCTCCTCCTGATCGACGGCACCGCCGGTCTGCTGACCGTCGCCGCCCTCGGCATCGCCCTCCTGCTCTTCCTGATCATCAAGGTCAGGCTCCAGCCGTTCGTCGCCCTGCTCGCGGTCTCCATAGCCGTCGGCCTCGGCGCCGGGCTCTCGGTCACCGAACTCTTCGGCACCGTGCAGAAATCCGCCGCCGTCTCGCTCATCGAGTCCGGCATGGGCGGCATCCTCGGCCATGTCGCGATCATCATCGGGCTCGGCACCATGCTCGGCGCGATCCTCGAAGTGTCCGGCGGAGCCGAGGTGCTGAGCGCCCGCCTGCTGAACGCCTTCGGCGAGAAGCGCGCCCCGCTGGCCATGGGCATGACGGGCCTCGTCTTCGGCATCCCGGTCTTCTTCGACGTCGGCATCTTCGTCCTCGCGCCGATCGTCTACGCCGCCGCCAAGCGCTCCGGCAAATCGATCCTGCTCTACGCGATGCCGCTGCTGGCGGGCCTGTCGATGACCCACGCGTTCCTGCCGCCGCACCCGGGGCCGGTGGCCGCCGCCGGACTCTTCAACGTCTCGCTCGGCTGGGTCATTCTGATGGGCGTCGTCGTCGGCATCCCGTCGGTCATCGCCGCCTGGGCGTACGCCGCCTGGATCGGCAAGCGCATCTTCGTCGACGTCCCGCAGGACATGATGGAGGCCGCCGAGGAGGCCAGGGCCGCCGTCGCCGCCGAACAGCGCGCCGCCGGGATCACCCCGCAAGAGAAGCCGATCCCGCTCGGTACGGTCCTCGCGATCATCGGCACCCCGCTGATCCTGATCCTCGCCGCGACGTTCTCCTCGATCGCCCTGGACCCCTCCACGCTCCGCTCGGTGATCGAGTTCTTCGGCAACCCGTTCGTCGCCCTGACGATCGCCCTGTTCCTCGCGTACTACCTGCTGGGCATCCGGCGCGGCTGGTCCCGCAAGTCCCTGGAATCGGTCTCCACGTCCTCGCTCAAGCCCGTCGGCAACATCCTGCTGGTCGTCGGCGCGGGCGGCGTCTTCGGCGCCGTCCTCAAGGGCAGCGGCATCGCGGACGCGCTGGCCGACACCTTCAACGACGTCGGCCTGCCGGTCATCCTGCTCGCCTGGCTGATCTCGGTCGTCCTGCGCGTGGCCCAGGGCTCGGCCACCGTCGCGATCGTCACGACGGCCGGCATCGTGGTTCCGCTGGTCGAGGGCCAGAACCTGTCCCAGCCCCACCTCGCCCTGATCATCATGGCGATCTCGGCGGGCTCGATCTTCGCCTCGCACGTGAACGACGGCGGCTTCTGGATCGTGTCGAAGTACTTCGGCATCAGCGAGCGCGACACCCTCAAGTCCTGGACCGTCCTGGAGACGGTGCTCTCGGTCGCGGGCTTCGTCGTCGCGGCGCTGCTCAGCCTGATCATCTGA
- a CDS encoding IclR family transcriptional regulator → MSQTVDRALSILPLLAQGPADLGQVAERLGVHKSTALRLLRTLHEHGLVYRQEDQRYRLGARLFALAQEAVENLDVREIAHSHLVALNDRCGHTVHLAVYEEQEVLYIDKVESRYPVRMYSRIGKPVAITVAAVAKLLLADLTEPERRVIAEKLDYPMYTSRSTPNAAAFLKELAVVREQGWATDLGGHEESINCIGAPIRGADGRVVAAMSVSAPNVVVTAEELLTLLPLVRRTAETISREYSGTTRPKKA, encoded by the coding sequence ATGAGCCAGACCGTCGACCGGGCACTGAGCATCCTGCCGCTGCTCGCCCAGGGACCCGCCGACCTCGGCCAGGTCGCCGAGCGGCTCGGCGTCCACAAATCCACGGCGCTGCGTCTGCTGCGTACGCTCCACGAGCACGGCCTCGTCTACCGGCAGGAGGACCAGCGCTACCGCCTCGGCGCCCGGCTCTTCGCGCTCGCCCAGGAGGCCGTCGAGAACCTCGACGTACGCGAGATCGCCCACTCCCACCTGGTCGCGCTGAACGACCGGTGCGGGCACACCGTCCACCTCGCCGTGTACGAGGAGCAGGAAGTCCTCTACATCGACAAGGTCGAGAGCCGCTACCCGGTCCGCATGTACTCACGGATCGGCAAGCCCGTGGCGATCACCGTCGCGGCCGTGGCCAAGCTGCTGCTGGCCGACCTCACCGAGCCCGAGCGGCGCGTCATCGCCGAGAAGCTCGACTACCCCATGTACACATCCCGTTCGACGCCCAACGCCGCCGCGTTCCTCAAGGAGCTCGCCGTCGTCCGCGAACAGGGATGGGCCACCGACCTCGGTGGCCACGAGGAGTCCATCAACTGCATCGGCGCCCCCATTCGCGGCGCGGACGGGCGGGTCGTCGCGGCCATGTCGGTGTCCGCGCCCAATGTGGTCGTCACGGCCGAGGAACTCCTCACCCTGCTCCCCCTGGTGCGGCGCACCGCCGAGACCATCAGCCGGGAGTATTCCGGCACCACCCGACCCAAGAAAGCCTGA
- a CDS encoding N-acyl-D-amino-acid deacylase family protein: MDLVLRDALVVDGTGAPSYRADVTLDGGRIAEIHPEGSSGPRPTATRTLDADGLALSPGFIDMHAHSDLALLRDPDHSAKAAQGVTLEVLGQDGLSYAPADDRTLAEVRRSIAGWNGDGSDIDFDWRTVGGYLDRLDRNFGGQGIAVNAAYLIPQGTVRMYAVGWDDRPATDAELTRMKELVDQGMREGAVGMSSGLTYTPGMYADDAELTELCRMVARHGGYYCPHHRSYGAGALEAYEEMVRLTRNAGCALHLAHATMNFGVNKGRAPDLLALLDGALAGGADISLDTYPYTPGCTTLAAMLPSWASEGGPESTLARLADAESAERIRHHLEVLGSDGCHGVPIEWDTIEISGVGAPHLAEYVGRTVAESAALRGEEPWVTARRLLTGDRLGTTILQHVGHEENVQRIMRHPVHTGGSDGILQGDKPHPRAYGTFPQYLGRYARELGILSLEECVAHLTSRPAARLRLADRGLVREGYRADLVLFDPETVAAGSTFEEPRTLPVGIPHVLIDGRFVIEDGRRTSALAGRAVRGAGAGTGAA, from the coding sequence ATGGACCTGGTCCTGCGTGACGCGCTCGTCGTCGACGGCACCGGCGCGCCCTCCTACCGCGCCGATGTGACCCTCGACGGCGGCCGCATAGCCGAGATCCACCCCGAGGGATCCTCCGGCCCCCGCCCCACCGCCACCCGGACGCTCGACGCCGACGGGCTCGCCCTCTCCCCCGGCTTCATCGACATGCACGCCCACAGCGACCTGGCGCTGCTGCGCGACCCCGACCACAGCGCGAAGGCGGCGCAGGGCGTCACCCTCGAAGTGCTGGGCCAGGACGGGCTGTCGTACGCCCCGGCCGACGACCGCACCCTCGCCGAGGTCCGGCGTTCCATCGCCGGCTGGAACGGGGACGGGAGCGACATCGACTTCGACTGGCGCACCGTCGGCGGCTATCTGGACCGTCTCGACCGGAACTTCGGCGGCCAGGGCATCGCGGTCAACGCCGCCTACCTCATCCCGCAGGGCACGGTCCGGATGTACGCGGTGGGCTGGGACGACCGGCCCGCCACCGACGCCGAACTGACCCGGATGAAGGAGCTGGTGGACCAGGGCATGCGGGAAGGCGCCGTCGGCATGTCCTCGGGTCTCACCTACACACCCGGGATGTACGCGGACGACGCCGAACTCACCGAGCTGTGCCGGATGGTGGCCCGCCACGGCGGCTACTACTGCCCGCACCACCGCAGTTACGGGGCCGGGGCGCTCGAAGCCTACGAGGAGATGGTGCGGCTCACCCGGAACGCCGGCTGCGCCCTCCATCTCGCGCACGCCACGATGAACTTCGGTGTGAACAAGGGCAGGGCGCCCGACCTGCTGGCCCTGCTCGACGGAGCGCTCGCCGGCGGGGCCGACATCTCGCTCGACACCTACCCGTACACCCCCGGCTGCACCACCCTGGCGGCCATGCTGCCGAGCTGGGCGAGCGAGGGCGGACCGGAGTCGACCCTCGCCCGGCTCGCGGACGCGGAGAGCGCGGAGCGGATCCGGCACCACCTGGAGGTGCTGGGCTCGGACGGCTGCCACGGGGTCCCGATCGAGTGGGACACCATCGAGATCTCCGGCGTCGGCGCACCGCACCTGGCCGAGTACGTGGGCCGTACGGTGGCGGAGTCGGCGGCGCTGCGGGGCGAGGAGCCCTGGGTGACCGCGCGCCGGCTGCTCACCGGGGACCGGCTCGGGACGACGATCCTCCAGCACGTGGGCCACGAGGAGAACGTCCAGCGGATCATGCGTCACCCCGTGCACACGGGCGGCAGTGACGGCATCCTCCAGGGCGACAAGCCGCACCCGAGGGCGTACGGCACGTTCCCGCAGTATCTGGGCCGGTACGCACGGGAGTTGGGCATCCTCTCCCTGGAGGAGTGCGTGGCCCACCTGACCTCGCGCCCGGCCGCCCGGCTGCGGCTCGCGGACCGGGGCCTGGTGCGCGAGGGGTACCGCGCGGACCTGGTGCTGTTCGACCCGGAAACGGTGGCGGCGGGCTCCACGTTCGAGGAGCCGCGCACCCTTCCGGTCGGCATCCCGCATGTGCTGATCGACGGCCGGTTCGTCATCGAGGACGGCAGACGGACCTCCGCACTGGCGGGCCGGGCGGTCCGTGGAGCGGGCGCCGGAACCGGGGCCGCCTAG
- a CDS encoding NAD(P)-dependent oxidoreductase: MSDNNAASVPPAPLTLLGLGAMGVALARTWLAAGHPLTVWNRSPGRTAELAAAGARVAATAAEAVAASPLVVACLLDDASVREALAEADLTGKDLVDLTTSTPAESRARAAWANERGARFLDGGIMAVPPMIGVPEAGGYVFYSGSRDVFDAHREVLAVPAATRYVGADPGFAALHDVALLSAMTAMFAGARHAAALVRNAGIDQKEFGALLAGWLTAMAPATAAYAGGPVAEDPTSPAVAAAGDAALLRTAQEQGVDTALLIASAGSVDGM; encoded by the coding sequence ATGTCCGACAACAACGCCGCTTCCGTCCCGCCCGCCCCTCTCACCCTGCTCGGCCTCGGCGCGATGGGCGTCGCTCTCGCCCGTACCTGGCTCGCCGCCGGGCACCCCCTGACCGTCTGGAACCGCAGCCCCGGCCGGACCGCCGAACTCGCCGCCGCCGGCGCGCGGGTGGCCGCGACGGCGGCGGAGGCGGTCGCCGCGAGTCCGCTCGTCGTCGCGTGCCTCCTGGACGACGCCTCGGTGCGCGAAGCGCTCGCGGAGGCCGATCTCACGGGCAAGGACCTGGTCGACCTCACCACCTCCACCCCGGCCGAGTCGCGCGCCCGGGCCGCCTGGGCGAACGAGCGCGGCGCCCGCTTCCTGGACGGCGGGATCATGGCCGTACCGCCGATGATCGGTGTGCCGGAAGCCGGGGGCTATGTCTTCTACAGCGGTTCGCGCGACGTCTTCGACGCCCACCGCGAGGTGCTGGCCGTGCCCGCCGCCACCCGGTACGTCGGCGCCGACCCCGGTTTCGCCGCGCTCCACGACGTGGCCCTGCTCAGCGCGATGACCGCCATGTTCGCCGGAGCCCGGCACGCGGCGGCACTGGTCCGGAACGCGGGCATCGACCAGAAGGAGTTCGGCGCGCTGCTGGCCGGCTGGCTCACGGCGATGGCCCCGGCGACGGCGGCGTACGCGGGCGGGCCCGTGGCCGAGGACCCCACGAGCCCGGCCGTGGCGGCGGCGGGGGACGCGGCGCTGCTCCGCACGGCACAGGAGCAGGGCGTCGACACGGCCCTGCTGATCGCGTCGGCGGGGTCGGTGGACGGAATGTGA